The following nucleotide sequence is from Pochonia chlamydosporia 170 chromosome 4, whole genome shotgun sequence.
ACGACACCATCCGACGCTGCCCAATCTGCATGTCTCCTTCACGCAGATGGCCAAGACTCACGACGAGGAAAACCTGCCGTCCCCAGACCCAGACCTATTTGCCATCCAGTAATACCAAACTTCAAAATCCAACACTTCAACCACAGTTAGAAAATTATATTACTTCCTTCCAAGTGTCACTCACCCTACCCTTTGCACAACCGCAACCGCGCCAGTTTGACTCGTTCCTTTCATCTGGTTACCTTTGTCGAATCCTCGGCCATTCTCGATTCACTGCTATGTGGCGCAATCCCTCGACCATGGACACAGCAAACATAGTTCATAGGCGATGGGGGTTTCTCCTGGTGTAGAATTTGGTTCAGTCCCACAAAGTACATGTTGATTGCTTTACAAACTCGTCAAACGAGTATCGCACAGTGTTCTGTGAGACTTTGCTACTTGGGCATTTATCTGTAACGTATTTGGCCTTGAGCCTGCCTAATACTCCCAAATGCTATCTTTCATAGTTGATATTGCTCCATTCACGACTCAATCATTGCTATTGAGAAAAACATCACATTGATTTCCTTGACATACAACACCTTCAAGTTCGTTCAAACGAAATACGACAACGATTTGCACAATATGTACATCTTCAATCGTCCCGGACTCCTCAACCAGCTTACAATGGCGCCTCTCACAAACGCAAGTCATCATATCTATACACGGGAGGCAGACCTTACCGCCGAGGCACGATACGGCATCATGATCGCACTGGCCATATCCAGCGGAGCGTTCTTCGTGGCATGCATCGGCCTCACAATCTCAATGTGCGACTGGCGAATGAGATATTTACATCTACGAAAGGAACTGGACGAGCGTGGATATGGTATCGCGGCAAGACCTGCAGCACAGCAAGAGAACCAAGCTGGGGAGCGGCAAGGAGGCGAGGCTCAAGCAACTGAGGAGCCGGCACCAGCAGTATCTGGAGCGTTGTAGTGATACAAATCGTATCATGCACGGTAGAAATGGACGAGAACTGCGGGCATATTATAAGATTGTTTTCTTGAAAGAAATCAGACTCTCAAGTATAATTGACCAATGTCAACCCCAAACGCCACTCGCTAAACGTCGAATGATGATGTATACCGCACCAGAAAGCCATTATTGCAGGTCTGCTGTTATGAATGCGTccccttctcttctttttgcAAGAATTCCTTGGCCTCCTGCCACAACTCTGCCTCCATGTCTCGTTCCACCCTCGTGCTCCTACTGTTCAGCCAGCCGACGTCCAGATTCCCAACCGTACCCACGCCATTTGGCTGTAAAGATGCTTTGGTGGCTCCGTTCGGACCTTGACGCGGCGTGTTAGACAGATTCACAATGCCCGCTTCCTCCAAAGCCATGATCTGTCGTTTCATTCTAACGTCTATACTATGCAGCGTGGTAAGAAACGAATCAGTGGCCGACTTGAAAGCTTCTTTTTGAGCAGTCGCGTCTATGACTGAGTTGTCGCCATTAGAGGGCGATGCGCTTGATGCTGGGGTCGTGAGCGCATTGAGGGCGGTGGCAGTTTGACTCATGAGTTGGGCGATTGACTTGTCGATGGCGTTGAGTTGGTGAATGTTCTCCTCAACAGTGAATGGCTCGGACTCCTGACTGGTCTCTGGAAGGTCACCCTGGCCCATGGTGATGTCGTTTGATGTTGCCATGTTGTAGAGGGTTAGAGTCCACTCTGTGACTCAGGAGCTCACTCGTCGTTCAAGTTGAAGCCGTGAGGCTTAGTTGTGTCCAGGGGCGCAGACAGGTTGGCGTTTCGTAATGTAATTTACGAGCGACCTTCGAACTGGAGAAATAAGCCAATTCAAGGAGTTCGAGCCCGTTTCGTGTGTGAGGCGGAACGAGTCCTTAACTTGATAATGGTTTGCTGGGAACAACTGTAGAGGACAAGAGTGTGATGATTCtgatgccaccagacttcagtGGTCGCAGCTTagaagtaccagacattgtCAGGGACACCATACAGTGGAGCCCGCCACCACAAGCATCAATAATCAATTGAATCCTCAATGGTACAgctgacaccagactgctaCACCTCAATATTGAGCATTTTTAGATATTGGCAAAGGAAAACAATAATTTACCGGATGGAGTTTTTGGAATAAATTCAATAAATTGTTGTTATTATTTATTATAGTATCAACAATACACCTGATCATTTGCTCCTGTGAACGTTGGTCCGCTTCGGTCagaacaagtcaagtctttCCATCAGCACCATGACTTCCGTCAAAACCTCGGCTAAATTCAACACTGCTGGTCGGCCCATTCAGCAACTCAACCAAGACGATATAAAGTTGACAATCCATCACCACTCCCAACGACGACAGCTTCACACGTCAACGGTCACAGCTTCTTAACGCCCTCTCGGACAATAGAGGGAGAAGCGAGAGTGCCCTTGTTGAAAAGGGTTGGTTTGTGgggccaccagactcaaacTCATTGGTTTTGCCCTTGGTTGATTCACCATCATAAATACCCATCACCACATCGCGAAGACAAATCGGACATCAAATAGCGCGTCGACTTAGTGCACGAATACGTGCTGCTCTCCCATTCTACCTAGCATCTCATCAGCACCGGCCACAATATCCTTTTACTCGACATAGCATATCCCAGACCACATCAGCATGAGCGGGCAGCCTCCCCCTGGGGCACCAGCTGCCAACTATGCCGCGCCGCCTGCAACATCCCCAGCCGGCCCTGCTCCTGCAACAACAGGTGCTGCAGGAACGACTGGAAGCGCCATGTCGAACCAGAATCTGAATCAGATTGTAAGTGATCAAATGAGGACGAAAGCTTTCGTTGGTCGCGGATGCATTCTCAACTATATCTTGTGTCTGTTTTCATGTTTCTCTCCATCAAGGTCTCTCACGTCACGACCAAATCATTGCTAGACGTCCTGCTTGCTTTCACCAGTCTCTAACCCGCCGGCGAAATATCCTAATCCCCTTTGATGATTCACCTCTGGACTCAATGTCATCCCGTCGTGCTCAAACATACTCACAGGTGTGGAATTTGTGATTTGCGCGGGGTTGTGAGCTTCTCCTTGTGTTCATTGCACGACACCACTTGGCTTACTTATCTCGTCGCCGCCTCTCGCTAACCAGTGACCTTTCATCAAAATTTGTTTGCTAACATTTCACGTTTGTTAGGTCACCGATTACCTCCTGAAAAGAGGTTTCAATCGCACAGAAGAGATCTTCCGCCAGGAGTCTAAACACTTAGGGCCAGATGGGAAGCCCATCCAGCAGCTGGCCAATATTGGCCCCAAGAAGTATCAAAAGGCATTCAAGCTTTTGAAAGAGTGGGTAGACAACAACTTAGAGCTGTACAAAGTGAGTTTCCTCAACGTCAGTGATGGCTTTCGTATGACTAATACACATAAATAGTTTGAGCTATCGAAGCTTCTCTGGCCAATGTTTGTCTATTCATTTCTCGAACTTGCAGGGCATGGTTACGCAGAGGATGCCAAAGCATTTCTTAAAGAATTGAGCACATACTTCCAAGCTGTGCACGCTGATGACCTGAAAACATTCTCAACGATTTCCTTACCACAGCATGTCGCTGAGAATCCTACCGCAAAATTATacaaagaaaacaaataCCGAATACCACTAAACCAACACGCCACCGGTGATTTATTTAACTTTTTGGAGCGAGAATCCGAGCAGGGGGGATCTGTCATTCGCCAGCTGCTTGTCACCTATTGCCAAATTGATTCAACCGCCCGTGGCCCCATTACCCCTTTCAGCTTCGAGGCTGTCTTCCGACGTTCCAAGAATGCCGATATTGAAGAAGTTGACGCCAAAGAAGGTATTCCAGGTGTCAATATCGGGCTGTCTAACAAAGATATCCTAGACCCTGCTCAACCCCTCAAATTGGGCCCTTTGCCAATGGACCCCGATCTGCGGGACGACGTACGCGCCGAACTTGAGGACGAGGAAAAGCGAAATCCGCCTGTAGAAGGCACGAGTAGCATGCTGGAAGACTTTGACCAGAAGATTAAGCgcgaggaagatgcagatgccCCTAGCAGGGCCGACTTACCCTTACCGCCGTCTCGACCGCGAGACATTATGCTCGAAATGCAGAGGGTGCGGGAAAATCGTGATCGCTTCAAGATCGATGGCCGAACTGGTGGCGTTGGAACATCCGTCAGCGCATGCATGTTTACATTTCACAATACGTTTGGGACGTGAGTTAATGCCCTTTACTCTGACACTATTCCTCCCTCTTTGCTCTAACCAAATGTATTAGCGTATCATGCATGGACTTCTCCGATGATGGCCAGCTAGTCGCTGCTGGCACCAGCGAGTCTTATATTCGAGTCTGGTCACTCGATGGCAAGGGTCTTCCGACTATGAACGCACACGAAAAGGACGCCAAATTTAACAGTCGCAAGCTGATTGGG
It contains:
- a CDS encoding mediator complex, subunit Med11 (similar to Metarhizium robertsii ARSEF 23 XP_007821008.1), encoding MATSNDITMGQGDLPETSQESEPFTVEENIHQLNAIDKSIAQLMSQTATALNALTTPASSASPSNGDNSVIDATAQKEAFKSATDSFLTTLHSIDVRMKRQIMALEEAGIVNLSNTPRQGPNGATKASLQPNGVGTVGNLDVGWLNSRSTRVERDMEAELWQEAKEFLQKEEKGTHS
- a CDS encoding transcription initiation factor TFIID subunit (similar to Neosartorya fischeri NRRL 181 XP_001265342.1), producing the protein MSGQPPPGAPAANYAAPPATSPAGPAPATTGAAGTTGSAMSNQNLNQIVTDYLLKRGFNRTEEIFRQESKHLGPDGKPIQQLANIGPKKYQKAFKLLKEWVDNNLELYKFELSKLLWPMFVYSFLELAGHGYAEDAKAFLKELSTYFQAVHADDLKTFSTISLPQHVAENPTAKLYKENKYRIPLNQHATGDLFNFLERESEQGGSVIRQLLVTYCQIDSTARGPITPFSFEAVFRRSKNADIEEVDAKEGIPGVNIGLSNKDILDPAQPLKLGPLPMDPDLRDDVRAELEDEEKRNPPVEGTSSMLEDFDQKIKREEDADAPSRADLPLPPSRPRDIMLEMQRVRENRDRFKIDGRTGGVGTSVSACMFTFHNTFGTVSCMDFSDDGQLVAAGTSESYIRVWSLDGKGLPTMNAHEKDAKFNSRKLIGHAASVYDVSFSESASGPAQKLFGDDGRHNPAMDGRPKLLLSCSADGHVRLWSLESWTCLCLYKSHDGPIYRTLWGPHGHYFISGGYDKALRVWMQDHASPQRLLVGHDTAISAICWHPNGMYVFSASDETDKSIRMWSVVTGACVRVFAGHADYITALECAPNGKILASADLAGNIFFWDLSKGTRIKRSRGHGRGGIWSLSFSVESNVLASGGQDGTVRLWDVEEPVDPQKAAAQAGLEAAAASAAGDGATTAGVAADASRASASAPGQSAAAPTSTGTQKKKGKEVMVTHDQISAFPTKKTPVMRVKFTRMNLVMVGGCYDPER